The Helianthus annuus cultivar XRQ/B chromosome 16, HanXRQr2.0-SUNRISE, whole genome shotgun sequence genome includes a window with the following:
- the LOC110915405 gene encoding histone H1, whose amino-acid sequence MSSTVEAKNLNAAVEKPVKEKKAKVPKEKKAKTAKTASHPPYFQMIKEALLALNEKGGSSPHAIGKYLEDKHKAVLPANFRKTLALQLKNSASKGKLIKVKASYKLSDATKKSKSPAAGKKSTKAARATATTTGGRKKATKATPAKKAVKAVKTTPMKKTKKMTPAKAKQPKSIRSPAAKRAKKASV is encoded by the exons ATGTCGTCCACTGTAGAAGCCAAAAACCTCAACGCTGCCGTTGAGAAACCGGTGAAGGAGAAGAAGGCTAAAGTTCCGAAAGAGAAGAAGGCGAAAACTGCTAAAACTGCTTCTCATCCTCCTTATTTTCAG ATGATCAAAGAAGCTCTGCTAGCTCTGAACGAGAAAGGCGGATCAAGCCCCCACGCAATCGGAAAATACTTGGAAGACAAACACAAAGCAGTACTTCCAGCCAATTTCAGGAAAACGCTAGCACTGCAGTTGAAGAACTCTGCTTCAAAAGGCAAACTTATCAAAGTCAAAGCTTCATACAAGCTATCTGACGCCACTAAGAAATCAAAATCACCAGCAGCCGGTAAGAAGTCCACCAAGGCAGCAAGAGCCACCGCCACTACCACCGGCGGCCGTAAGAAGGCTACTAAAGCAACTCCGGCGAAGAAGGCTGTTAAAGCTGTGAAAACAACTCCGATGAAGAAGACTAAGAAGATGACTCCGGCGAAAGCGAAACAGCCGAAGTCGATCAGGTCACCGGCTGCTAAGAGGGCTAAGAAGGCGAGTGTTTAA